Within the Glycine soja cultivar W05 chromosome 3, ASM419377v2, whole genome shotgun sequence genome, the region ATCTATGAGTTAAAAAAAGTttgcttaaatttatttattaaaaaaatactcattttaataaaataagtaatttctGTTTTTAGTGTGCTTattttctgtttaaaaaaataattttatgtttatcttGATAAGCAAATTTTATCAACTTATTAAACaagtacattttttaaaatacttattttaaatttaaacaaactggcctaacttatttcattttgcctccttatttttttttccggtAAGTGCAAAAAGTTTATcctaacagaaaataaaacaaatcagaGAAAATAAAAGCTCTGATAGACCAAATTCCCTGACTTGACTCGTCTCTGGCGCCCAAAATTCATTAGCGTACACGGCCTTCACCTTCCCGAGAGATTTCTTAGTACTATATTTATTCCCTATCAATTTCCTGCAAGTCATTGCAGCAGCCAGAGAAATGTTGTCGAAATTTATGcgcaaataaagaatagaaaaatgatgaatgttttttattacataaaccctaaacctgaGTTGGCTTAAAATGTAGATTGTGTGGCGTACAATAGCTTACCAGGAGGGAAGATAAGTGTGTGAAGCAAGTGAAAGGCTCTGAGAAGAAGAAGTGGGTGTTAGGGAGGGAAGAACAAGGGAGCTGCAACGAAGGCAGGGTGCGTTCGccattttactatttgttttgcTTTGCTTGCTTCAATTATGAAGAagctattaatataattatttttttaggattatttcaaatttacaatttaggGGAGGAATACCctgcaaatattttttaattagagttACTTTGTTTAATaacatttgtatatatattaaattttaataaatttttaaaaaaagtttctatatgttcatataaatttaatttaatgtataataTAGTTATACTTTTCTCATTGATAAAAAGAATTACTGTTATTAACCTTTTCATAAAAGATCActttaaacaaattatattcgtataaacttttaaaacataaatgtaaaaaaaaaattctaattattttgaaaaaaaatactttgattaatttctaaaatatttataattatcacCGTCTTATTGATAGAAGTACATCTTATGTTATAATGAAAAATccacttttcataaaatttctaaaaattaaattatttttctaaacattcttaaaatattttttgaaaataaatcaaatactctcatttattatttttacaaatattttcttcaaaatgtATTCAAACTAAATCAAATTAGGTACTTTTTTCGTATaacatttttggaaaaaattatttatacctTATTGAGacttatatattttctaaaaaaaataacaaagaaaaagtaTGAAGTTGTTTATAATAGCTAgtttgatatttaaattaataaaatatcaggGGTAAAATGGAGAAACAAATGTTAATTGAAAGATGATATATTAAtcataatctaaaaaaattgtttgtagaaaaaaaaaaaacttgtgatatgttaataattttttttaacttgtttttaataaattcttataTCTTGTGAAAAgtgtatataatttatataaaagtaatttaactttacttcttatttattatataaataatgtatatacttgataaatatttattcaataaacattTTTGGAACCTCTTAAAATACAAGAGGAATGAACAAGTTTAAAACTCACATTTCAGTCTATCCTCTCTCCCATCTCTTTTCTCCTCCATTCCCCATCATATGGGGTCACGTGTATCCTATATTCAAACGGAgagtaagaaaataaatttttgaagcTTGAAAATTTCTGTTACtttgttaaagaaaataataataattgtaagaaataaaaatatcaaaatattctctctatttcaatttttttccttcatccCCTCCAAAGATAATGGCAAGCTTTCCTTTGAGCCGAACTCAGTCTCAGTAATGCTGTTAAGTTATCCTTTGAATTAagaaaagctaaaaaagagcaATAAGACATAAGAAAACAGGTGCGACTGTCAGTCCACCCTCTCCATCTCTATTACCTGGATCATATAAACTCTTGCACCGGCATTTAAGATTAAGCAAATTAACAATCCACAATGAGAAATGCTCAAGATAGTAGTATATAACATAAATGGCATAAGCCAGTGATACTGTCATACCGACAGGATCACTGGCAACATCAAAGtaacataacaaattaacaatatattattaactattttaaaaggAGTAACCATGCATTCATCACAAATCATATAAGTTCCTTTAATTTTCCCTTTTGCAAGTTTCTGGCAAAATGAATCATCTAGTATTGCTATTATAAAAGCCAGGGTAATAAACAGAAAGGTTTGTCTCTGCTGTATATGTATCCATTCCTAATTAACTGGATACCACCGTTATCACAAAACCTCTTATAccagcattaaaaaaaaagtataataaagcAAATACACAATCCGCAATATGAGCTCTCTACCAACCGCTCAACGCACAGTTGCTTAACTAAAGCCTctgtgaaagataaaaacatTGATGGTTCCATATAACTGGAAGAAGCCAGTGATAGAGGATCATTGACAACATCAACAGGTAGTTTCAGCCACCACCTTCTCCTGGACAGCCTTGTAGCATTGGAGACTGCAAAGAGGAAGCTTTGATTTTGAATCCCGATACTTATAAGGATTTGTACAAGATGGACCAGCACACTTCTCACGAGGTGGGGGATAACTGAAACAATACCAAGTGATATCATTAGCAGATAAGTAAAGTTTTGATGTGTTGCCAAACAAACAACAATAGTTTCAAACTTCTGACCAGCATTTGTGGTTGTAAAAATCAGGGAACAGCTAAAGCCAAATGCACTTTGCTAAGATTTCTTTATTGATAAAACAGcacaaatttttaatatcaattttccCTCCTTATTTTACTGGTCAAGCATTCTAAAGATAATTCTAAGGAAGCCAGTCTGACAAAGCCCCATACATCAAATTCACAAAAGGTTCGATAGATGCATAAATGTCTAATTTTTGTCCAATTATGGTAGTCACATCATAGAAAAAGGTAAAGCCAAACACTCAGTTTTCTTTTTGATATAACAGGTCCAATACATCAAATTAGCATAGCCTAATACCTGACAGGTTTGGAGTTCAATATGCTAGGAAGCCCCATTTCCTCAGAAAAAGTCACAAACGTTCCAGTCGGACCCATTGTGTATCTGATGGTATTTGATGCAAGCATTAGTGCATTGGCTGCCCTTTCCTGCaaagaataatttaatataagatGCAAGCAATACAAAACAATTGGAAGACTGTAGGAAATTGCAATACCTGTGCCAGTTCTTCCTGGCgcttctttattttctcttctcgCTTTTTCCTACTGGAGTCTTGACCAAGTATTTTCCTGATAGCTTCAGCCTACAAAATGAATTCAAATAGACATGCCTTGTTAGTGTAAAATCAAACATagtgagaggaaaaaaaaactgtaatttggagagaaaaaaacaaaccTCAGATTCCCTGGCAGCCTTCTCAACTTGCATTCTACGCCTCTGCGCAGCCTCagctttcttcagttgctggtCGACCTCTGAAAGCTTCTCCTTTTGTTCTGTAATTAAGCAACATGGTTAATGATTGAGTAtgacattgataaaaaaaaagtacagtACAGATAAATGCTCACTTCTAGGCGGGGCAGGTGGTAATCCGTTGGGAAACTCAATTACACTAGCACTAGATGCAGAGGCATCTTTACTTGATTGAAGGGCCCGTTGACGAGTCGTAAGAGTCATTTCCCTCTTACTGTCCATCAATACATCAACAGATTCCTTcctctgttttttctttttcttatcctCAAGCTCACCATCAGACCCTGACTCGTCTTCATCCTCATAATCTGTGTCCTCATACACTCTATCAGATCTAGACCTTTTCTTACCGTCTTTGCCTGACCTTGGGGCAGCATTTTCCAAATTAGAGACACTAGATAGCTTTCGATGTTTCTTGTTTAATTCTTCTTCATCTCTATAGACTGCAGAAACTTTTGACGTTTTCAGCTTTTCCAAGTACCGAATCTCATCATCCTCGTCATCGTCATCACCAAATTCCCCATCAAGTACACGTCTCTTTGGTACTCGCTTGCTCTTACGAACTGGTTCAGACTTGTCTCCCAGCTTACTAGTTGTGTTCTTTCCAGAAATCTTCCCCATCAATGATTCCTCCTTCCCAAGACCAAAACCACCCCTCGAGAAATCCTTCCACGGAACACCTTGTAGACGACTCCTCTTATCCGAAGGAGAGTTATTATCGTCTGAATTACTCTGTAATAAAACAGATTGATGAGAGCAATCAAATCAgattatataagtaaaaaagaaatgagaaaatatctatatttatatataagaaataaagacCACAGATACACTTCCATAAGAGTGAGATCTAAGAAGCCAGTACCAACTTCCCACTCCCAGACAGATCAGATAAGATATGCCTCAATAATCTCatgaaataacattttatagAGACTTCTCACCtattaatgataattataaaaatggcAAATATCTTCTAACCAAAACCCATATTAGGTATCTCAGAGAAACTAAGCTTTTGGGTGGAAGCACTTAAATGATTCTAAATCTAATGCTCTCCTTCACGAAAGAGCTCTTTGGGCCTGACACATTAACAAGGCATGTGCCCACATTATCTTTGAttgaaattttatgtaattaagaAGAATTAGGACAAAGGGATCAAATTCATAACTACTTGGCCACAGAGGCTCATATAACAAGTCAAGGACCAATTCTCCTAAAAGTTTAAGCTTGTATATGGAAGCATTCAAATGGTTTTATATCTGTAACATATTATATAACTATAAATGTTGAGTAAGATGACACCATAAGTTCTGATATGATATCAGCTACGATTGAGTCCAAAATGAAATACCTGTTGCTTTTGGCGTGGTCTGGAGGCATCTGATGAACGAGACTTCATTGTTGTTCCACTTCCCGAAGCACCATTGGTTGCCGAATTGGCTTGAATAGTACGTGTCACTCCGCCAACCTTGAGTTTAACCTTTTTAACTCGGTTCTCATTCCCCAATCCATCCTGAGAGCCACCAAACTGTGCCAGACTCATGCTCTCAGGATTCCTTCCACCATACAAATCTGCATTTCTCAACTCTGAATCCAAGCTATCCTTTGTTTTGCTAGAACCTTTCCAATTTGCTGGAGCAAGAACCCCTTCACTACAGCGTTTATTATTTGAACCGCTCCGTACAGGCTCATTACTATAAAATGTATGGAACCCTCCatcttttttactctttttatgGGATTTTTCTTCTTCAGCTCCAGTACCAGAGGAGGTTTGAGAGACACAATGGTTAAGATTGAATTCCTTTCTCTTGGAATTCGCATCGTAACCAACATTCTCATCACTAGAGGCCTTGCCAGCATCCTCCGAAGGCGTCGACGACAAGGGAGACAGTTCCTGACCTTCAGAAGCATGCTGTGAATCAGGCCGAGGCCTGCGCGAAGTCTGactcctcttcctcctcacaGCATTGCTGAGGCCGTCGAACTGGGTACCTCCCAAATCTTCCATTAAATCTTCTTATTACACAACAGCACAGGTCCCTACTGTTGCACTTCCAATCACTCCCGAGGGAAAACCCTCAAAAACCACTATTTATTCCGCTGCAATTGAGTTACACGAAACCATCAGCAACCACATTGATCATTCTCTAAACCAaaccacattatttccaatttaACCTAACTATAACTTCTCTCTTCCactcttcacaaaaaaaaaaaaaaaaaaaagacttgaaCACAGTGAAATAAACTCAAACTCAAACTCATAGTTGAATTTCAATTAAGATTATTTTCTTAGACAAGGTTTCAAATTGACTACAAAATTCGAATCAGTAGGAGTGACGCGGCACTTGTGCACAACATTGCGGTTCAATTCACAGTAGAAATCGAAATACACAAATACTCATTTCAAAAAACAGCAAATTGGAAACCTAAGCACCCAATTGAAGCAAAAAGAGAGGGAGATTTAGTAAAATTGAGAAGAAGCAAGGGCCGAATTTGGTAAAGACCTCAATGTTGGCGcgaattttattttccttctctGTTGTTAGCGCTAACCCTTTTGGGCATAGGAGTGTGGGATCAAAGGGAAAGAAGGTGTAGACGGAGGAAGGGGTTCCGTTCCGTTATTATTGTGTGGTGTGTTGAAGTTGGGAAGTATGTATCAGAGGTAGGGTATTTGGCCTTTGCGGCGAGGGTTTGGGGAAGATGAAGAAAACGGAGATGATTAGCTTTTGTAATTGTAATAGAAGCAAATGCTGGCTCATCCGCTGCCATTTTCTTCTCGAGGAGCCATGTTGGGAAGACCGATAACACTCCAAAAACCGCATGCGtcaaaataaaacttcattttccccatgcttttttttcttctctttgttagtgtaaatttcatattagcaaaataatttaacttacctatatacttaatttttctaatcacgtgtttttttaatctatttttaatagtttttttaaaaaaaataacctttatcataagttaaattatttattgtgaaattaaaataatttatatattcaatatgaacattttaattagtttttggattaattaagttttagtCTCTAAAGTTATGCAACCTCCATGTTTTAATCTCTAGATAAATTTTCGTCCTTAATATTTCCACCATCAATAATTCACATCCTTGGTGTTAAGGGTGACATGGACCCAAATTCTCCAGTTATGGTTTGTCATGTAGGAAAGCAGATTTCCATGAATACATGTGTTATGAGttggattttatatttttctcaagaAACATCAACTTTAAATTGGAAACATTGTTCACTTAAATATGTGTTGTGTCTTAGTCTTTCCTCCTTCCGTGATCTCTATTCCCTAGAATGTTGCTCTATGGTCAAACGAATGGTTTCCTAAAGTGAGCATTTGGCATTATCAGCAGCTACGAAGAAGAGGAAAGTTGCATTCAACTTGTATTCTTCATCAATTAAAAGGAGGTGTTGTGCATGTGGTGAGAGAGCAATATTCTCAACGCAAGAAGCACAGCTAACTTTGAAAGGATGTTTTGGAAATgtcctacttttttttttttttgactgaTGGAGATGTCCTAATTAACAAGTGTGTTTGGTTTTCTGACTTAATTTGGGATTATAttcctttttttagttttaatgttTTAGAGATGAAGCATTATTTGTGTACCCTGTGATTGTTGTTTGTGATGTATAGTTACTTTACTTAGGAACTAAACGGAAAGGTGTGAATGTTATTGGTACCAATCAAGCAGAACCTATGGATGAGTTATTTGAGAAAATGAATAGAAAGATGGCTAAGTTGAAAAGGTTGAGTGAATAAAGAATGAAGGGGGAAGTGCTGGATTAGATTGGTGTTGTGTGGTTTAGACAATAGAAATGTTTGATGGATTTAAGAAGTAATGTGTTTTGATTTCATGTcgttaagttttttttgttgtaatgTGATCAATGTTGTGGAAGTAATAAATTTATGTTGTTCTGCTACTATGTTCA harbors:
- the LOC114407433 gene encoding calponin homology domain-containing protein DDB_G0272472-like, with the translated sequence MEDLGGTQFDGLSNAVRRKRSQTSRRPRPDSQHASEGQELSPLSSTPSEDAGKASSDENVGYDANSKRKEFNLNHCVSQTSSGTGAEEEKSHKKSKKDGGFHTFYSNEPVRSGSNNKRCSEGVLAPANWKGSSKTKDSLDSELRNADLYGGRNPESMSLAQFGGSQDGLGNENRVKKVKLKVGGVTRTIQANSATNGASGSGTTMKSRSSDASRPRQKQQSNSDDNNSPSDKRSRLQGVPWKDFSRGGFGLGKEESLMGKISGKNTTSKLGDKSEPVRKSKRVPKRRVLDGEFGDDDDEDDEIRYLEKLKTSKVSAVYRDEEELNKKHRKLSSVSNLENAAPRSGKDGKKRSRSDRVYEDTDYEDEDESGSDGELEDKKKKKQRKESVDVLMDSKREMTLTTRQRALQSSKDASASSASVIEFPNGLPPAPPRKQKEKLSEVDQQLKKAEAAQRRRMQVEKAARESEAEAIRKILGQDSSRKKREEKIKKRQEELAQERAANALMLASNTIRYTMGPTGTFVTFSEEMGLPSILNSKPVSYPPPREKCAGPSCTNPYKYRDSKSKLPLCSLQCYKAVQEKVVAETTC